The Enterobacter kobei genome has a segment encoding these proteins:
- the ubiA gene encoding 4-hydroxybenzoate octaprenyltransferase: MEWSLTQNKLLAYHRLMRTDKPIGALLLLWPTLWALWVATPGVPPLWILGVFVAGVWLMRAAGCVVNDYADRKFDGHVKRTANRPLPSGQVTGKEARVLFLVLVLLSFLLVLTLNTMTILLSVAALALAWVYPFMKRYTHLPQVVLGAAFGWSIPMAFAAVSESLPLSCWLMFLANILWAVAYDTQYAMVDRDDDLKIGIKSTAILFGRQDKLIIGILQVAVLALMVAIGRLNGLNWEFYWSVLVAGLLFAYQQKLIAKREREACFKAFLNNNYVGLVLFLGLAMSYFL; this comes from the coding sequence ATGGAGTGGAGCCTGACGCAGAATAAGCTGTTGGCGTATCACCGCTTAATGCGTACCGATAAACCTATTGGCGCGTTACTGCTGCTGTGGCCGACCTTATGGGCGCTGTGGGTTGCAACGCCGGGCGTACCGCCGCTGTGGATCCTGGGCGTATTTGTCGCCGGTGTCTGGCTGATGCGCGCGGCGGGCTGCGTGGTGAATGACTATGCCGATCGTAAATTCGACGGCCATGTAAAGCGGACAGCCAACCGTCCGTTACCCAGCGGACAGGTGACCGGAAAAGAAGCCCGCGTGCTGTTCCTCGTACTGGTGCTGCTCTCATTCCTGCTGGTGTTAACGCTGAACACCATGACAATTCTGCTTTCCGTCGCTGCGCTTGCACTGGCATGGGTTTATCCGTTCATGAAGCGCTATACCCATCTGCCTCAGGTTGTGTTGGGCGCGGCATTTGGCTGGTCGATTCCGATGGCGTTTGCTGCGGTGAGTGAATCCCTACCGCTCAGCTGCTGGCTGATGTTCCTGGCGAACATTCTCTGGGCCGTGGCGTATGACACGCAATACGCGATGGTAGACCGCGACGATGACCTGAAAATTGGTATTAAATCGACCGCCATTCTCTTTGGACGTCAGGACAAACTGATCATCGGCATTTTACAGGTCGCGGTACTGGCACTGATGGTCGCGATTGGCCGTCTGAACGGGCTGAACTGGGAGTTTTACTGGTCGGTGCTGGTGGCGGGATTGCTGTTTGCTTACCAGCAAAAGCTGATTGCCAAACGCGAACGTGAAGCCTGCTTTAAAGCGTTTTTGAATAATAACTATGTCGGGCTGGTGCTGTTTTTAGGCCTGGCGATGAGCTATTTCTTATAA
- a CDS encoding maltoporin, whose protein sequence is MMITLRKLPLAVAVAAGVMSAQAMAVDFHGYARSGIGWTGSGGEQQCFQATGAQSKYRLGNECETYAELKLGQEVWKEGDKSFYFDTNVAYSVAQQNDWEATDPAFREANVQGKNLIEWLPGSTIWAGKRFYQRHDVHMIDFYYWDISGPGAGLENIDVGFGKLSLAATRSSESGGSSSFASNSIYDYTTRTANDVFDVRLAQMEVNPGGTLELGVDYGRANPRDDYRLVDGASKDGWMFTAEHTQSMLKGYNKFVVQYATDSMTSQGKGLSQGSGVGIDGNTGFAYDINNNGSLLRILDHGAISLGDRWDLMYVGMYQDIDWDNNNGTKWWTVGVRPMFKWTPIMSTLLEVGYDNVKSQETGETNNQYKITLAQQWQAGDSIWSRPAIRVFATYAKWDEKWGYDYNGNPANNPNFGKAVKDGFNGGSFGRGDNDEWSFGAQMEIWW, encoded by the coding sequence ATGATGATTACTCTGCGCAAACTTCCTCTGGCAGTTGCCGTCGCAGCGGGCGTAATGTCTGCTCAGGCTATGGCCGTGGATTTCCATGGTTATGCTCGTTCCGGTATCGGCTGGACGGGGAGTGGCGGCGAACAACAGTGCTTCCAGGCAACCGGTGCTCAAAGTAAATACCGTCTTGGTAACGAATGTGAAACCTATGCGGAATTGAAGCTGGGCCAGGAAGTGTGGAAAGAAGGCGACAAGAGCTTCTACTTCGACACCAACGTAGCGTATTCCGTAGCACAACAGAACGACTGGGAAGCCACTGACCCGGCGTTCCGTGAAGCCAACGTGCAGGGTAAAAACCTGATCGAATGGCTGCCAGGTTCCACCATCTGGGCTGGTAAGCGCTTCTATCAGCGTCATGACGTTCACATGATCGACTTCTACTACTGGGATATCTCTGGTCCTGGTGCGGGTCTGGAAAATATCGACGTCGGTTTCGGTAAACTTTCTCTGGCAGCAACCCGCTCTTCTGAATCAGGCGGTTCTTCCTCCTTCGCCAGCAACAGTATTTATGATTACACCACCCGCACCGCGAACGACGTCTTTGACGTGCGTTTAGCGCAGATGGAAGTTAACCCAGGCGGCACCCTTGAGCTGGGCGTTGACTATGGCCGTGCTAACCCACGTGATGACTATCGTCTGGTTGACGGTGCGTCTAAAGACGGCTGGATGTTCACCGCTGAACACACCCAGAGCATGCTGAAAGGCTACAACAAGTTTGTGGTTCAGTACGCCACCGACTCCATGACCTCTCAGGGTAAAGGCCTGTCTCAAGGTTCTGGCGTAGGCATTGATGGCAATACCGGTTTTGCCTATGACATCAACAACAACGGCAGCCTGCTGCGTATCCTTGACCACGGTGCAATCTCTCTGGGCGATCGTTGGGACCTGATGTACGTCGGTATGTATCAGGATATCGACTGGGATAACAACAACGGCACCAAGTGGTGGACTGTAGGTGTTCGTCCAATGTTCAAATGGACACCAATCATGAGCACCTTGCTGGAAGTGGGCTACGACAACGTCAAATCCCAGGAAACTGGCGAAACCAACAACCAGTACAAAATCACCCTGGCGCAACAGTGGCAGGCTGGCGACAGCATCTGGTCACGTCCTGCTATCCGCGTCTTCGCAACCTATGCGAAGTGGGATGAGAAGTGGGGCTATGACTACAACGGTAACCCAGCGAATAACCCTAACTTCGGTAAAGCGGTTAAAGATGGCTTCAACGGTGGTTCCTTCGGTCGCGGCGACAACGACGAGTGGTCCTTCGGCGCCCAGATGGAAATCTGGTGGTAA
- a CDS encoding lysoplasmalogenase has translation MLWSFIAVCFSAWLYVDASYRGPAWQRWLFKPVTLLLLLLLAWQAPMFNAISYLVLAGLCASLIGDALTLLPRQRLLYAVGAFFLSHLLYTIYFASQMTLSFFWPLPLVLLVIGALLIAVIWSRLEEMRLPVCTFIAMTLVMVWLAGELWFFRPTSQAMSAFFGAALLLLGNIVWLGSHYRRRFRADNAIASACYFAGHFLIVRSLYI, from the coding sequence ATGCTTTGGTCATTTATCGCTGTCTGTTTTTCCGCATGGCTTTATGTTGATGCGTCCTACCGTGGCCCAGCCTGGCAGCGCTGGTTGTTTAAACCCGTCACGCTGTTGCTCCTTCTGCTGCTTGCCTGGCAAGCGCCGATGTTTAACGCCATCAGCTACCTGGTTCTCGCCGGGCTGTGCGCGTCCCTGATTGGCGATGCCTTAACCCTGCTCCCGCGTCAGCGTCTGCTGTATGCTGTTGGGGCGTTTTTCCTGTCGCATCTGCTGTATACCATTTACTTTGCCAGCCAGATGACGCTCTCCTTCTTCTGGCCGCTGCCGCTGGTGCTGCTGGTGATTGGCGCACTGCTGATAGCGGTGATCTGGTCGCGTCTGGAAGAGATGCGTTTGCCGGTCTGTACATTTATCGCCATGACGCTGGTGATGGTGTGGCTCGCTGGCGAGCTCTGGTTCTTCCGCCCGACGTCTCAGGCGATGTCTGCGTTCTTCGGCGCAGCACTGCTCTTACTCGGTAATATCGTCTGGCTGGGCAGCCACTATCGCCGTCGCTTCCGCGCCGACAACGCGATTGCTTCCGCCTGCTACTTTGCCGGGCACTTCCTGATCGTGCGTTCGCTGTATATCTAA
- the malM gene encoding maltose operon protein MalM: MKMNKTLLALCLSAGLLASAPAVTLANVNFVPQNTTSAPAIPAATLQQLVWTPVDQSKTQTTQLSTGGQTINVPGISGPVAAYSVPANIGELAITLTSEVNKQTSVFAPNVLILDQNMTPSAFFPSEYFTYQEPGVMSADRLEGVMRLTPALGQQKLYVLVFTTEQDLQKTTTLLDPAKAYAKGTGNAIPDIPDPIARHVTDGTLKLKVKTNSGSSVLVGPLFGSSGSGPVTVGNTAAPAYTAPAATAAAPVAAAAPAPAKKAEPVLNDTEEYFNNAIKQAVKRGDVDKALKLLDEAERLGSTTARSTFISSVKGKG; this comes from the coding sequence ATGAAAATGAACAAAACTCTTCTTGCCCTTTGTTTATCCGCAGGGCTGCTGGCAAGCGCGCCTGCTGTCACGCTCGCTAACGTGAACTTCGTTCCGCAGAATACAACATCTGCACCAGCCATTCCGGCGGCGACACTGCAACAGCTGGTCTGGACGCCTGTCGATCAGTCTAAAACCCAGACCACCCAGCTCTCAACGGGCGGACAAACGATTAATGTTCCGGGTATTAGCGGTCCGGTCGCAGCGTATAGCGTACCCGCTAATATCGGTGAACTCGCCATTACCTTGACCAGTGAAGTCAACAAGCAAACAAGCGTATTTGCGCCAAATGTGCTGATTCTTGATCAGAACATGACGCCATCCGCCTTTTTCCCAAGCGAATACTTTACTTATCAGGAACCTGGCGTAATGAGTGCCGATCGTCTGGAAGGCGTTATGCGTCTGACGCCTGCGTTGGGTCAGCAAAAACTTTACGTGCTGGTCTTTACCACTGAGCAAGATCTGCAGAAAACCACAACGTTGCTCGACCCGGCCAAAGCCTACGCAAAAGGTACCGGTAACGCGATTCCGGATATTCCAGACCCTATCGCACGTCACGTTACCGACGGAACGTTAAAGCTGAAGGTGAAAACGAACAGCGGTTCCAGCGTGCTGGTCGGCCCGCTGTTTGGCTCCTCCGGTAGCGGCCCGGTAACCGTGGGTAATACCGCTGCACCTGCCTATACCGCGCCAGCTGCCACCGCAGCCGCACCGGTCGCTGCCGCTGCACCAGCCCCGGCGAAGAAAGCCGAGCCGGTACTGAACGACACCGAAGAATACTTCAACAACGCCATTAAGCAGGCGGTGAAGCGCGGCGATGTCGATAAAGCGCTGAAACTGCTTGATGAAGCCGAACGTTTAGGTTCAACCACTGCCCGTTCCACCTTTATCAGCAGTGTAAAAGGCAAGGGGTAA
- the zntA gene encoding Zn(II)/Cd(II)/Pb(II) translocating P-type ATPase ZntA — translation MSTPETPKKIPQFSALKLSPVPPKEDCCCEGSCETQADALPESGNRYSWAVNGMDCAACARKVENAVKQVPGVSHVQVLFATEKLLVSADKDVSKQVEAAVSKAGYTLRSETAPVEKTASLKENLPLITLIIMMALSWGLEQINHPFGNLAFIATTLVGLFPIARKALRLMRSGSWFAIETLMSVAAIGALFIGATAEAAMVLLLFLIGERLEGWAASRARKGVSALMALKPETATRVNEGKRETVAISTLRPGDVIEVAAGGRLPADGALLSATASFDESALTGESIPVERTAGEKVPAGATSVDRLVQLEVLSGPGDSAIDRILKLIEEAEERRAPVERFIDRFSRIYTPAIMLVALLVTLVPPLFFGAPWEGWIYKGLTLLLIGCPCALVISTPAAITSGLAAAARRGALIKGGAALEQLSQVQHIAFDKTGTLTVGKPQVTGIYPQDIAEDELLTLAAAVEQGSTHPLAQAIVREAQARGLPIPAATAQRALVGSGIEANVNGKKVLIVAAGHSPSAQVQTLEQAGQTVVVVMQDGVTKGMLALRDTLRDDAKEAVAALHQLGVQGVILTGDNPRAASAIAGELGLEFKAGLLPADKVSAVTELNSHAPLAMVGDGINDAPAMKASTIGIAMGSGTDVALETADAALTHNRLTGLAEMIGLARATRANIRQNIGIALGLKGIFLVTTLLGMTGLWLAVLADTGATVLVTANALRLLRRR, via the coding sequence ATGTCGACTCCAGAAACACCTAAAAAAATCCCACAATTTTCGGCACTTAAGCTCAGCCCGGTTCCGCCAAAAGAGGACTGCTGCTGCGAGGGGAGCTGCGAAACGCAAGCCGACGCGCTGCCCGAAAGCGGTAATCGCTACAGCTGGGCCGTCAACGGTATGGACTGCGCAGCCTGCGCACGTAAAGTGGAAAATGCGGTCAAACAGGTGCCGGGCGTCAGCCACGTTCAGGTGCTTTTTGCGACCGAAAAGCTGTTAGTCAGCGCCGACAAGGATGTCAGTAAGCAGGTTGAAGCCGCCGTCAGCAAGGCGGGATACACCCTGCGCAGCGAAACAGCCCCTGTCGAAAAGACCGCCTCCCTGAAGGAAAATCTGCCGCTCATTACCCTCATCATCATGATGGCCCTGAGCTGGGGTCTGGAACAGATTAACCATCCGTTTGGCAACCTGGCGTTTATCGCCACCACGCTGGTCGGACTGTTTCCGATTGCCCGCAAGGCATTACGTCTGATGAGAAGCGGCAGCTGGTTCGCCATCGAAACGCTGATGAGCGTGGCGGCGATCGGCGCGCTGTTTATCGGCGCGACGGCGGAAGCGGCGATGGTTCTGCTGCTGTTCCTGATCGGCGAACGACTTGAGGGCTGGGCCGCCAGCCGCGCGCGTAAAGGGGTGAGCGCGTTGATGGCACTGAAGCCGGAAACCGCGACGCGGGTTAACGAAGGCAAACGTGAAACCGTCGCCATCAGCACGCTGCGCCCGGGCGACGTCATTGAAGTCGCCGCAGGGGGGCGCTTGCCTGCCGATGGCGCACTGCTTAGCGCCACCGCAAGCTTTGATGAAAGCGCCCTGACAGGGGAATCCATTCCGGTTGAGCGTACCGCGGGAGAAAAAGTGCCTGCAGGCGCCACCAGCGTTGACCGCCTGGTGCAGCTTGAGGTGCTTTCCGGGCCCGGCGACAGCGCCATCGACCGTATCCTGAAGCTGATTGAAGAAGCTGAAGAGCGCCGTGCCCCCGTCGAGCGTTTTATCGATCGCTTTAGCCGGATTTACACGCCCGCCATTATGCTGGTTGCTCTGCTGGTTACGCTCGTTCCACCGCTGTTCTTTGGCGCGCCCTGGGAGGGCTGGATTTATAAAGGTCTGACCCTGCTGCTGATTGGCTGCCCGTGCGCGCTGGTGATCTCCACGCCAGCGGCGATCACCTCCGGTCTGGCGGCAGCGGCACGTCGCGGGGCGCTGATTAAAGGCGGTGCGGCGCTGGAGCAGCTGAGCCAGGTTCAGCATATCGCCTTCGACAAAACCGGCACGTTAACCGTCGGCAAACCCCAGGTGACCGGCATTTATCCGCAGGATATCGCTGAAGATGAACTGCTTACCTTAGCCGCCGCCGTCGAACAGGGTTCCACCCACCCGCTGGCGCAGGCCATTGTGCGGGAAGCGCAGGCTCGCGGATTACCGATTCCGGCGGCCACCGCCCAGCGGGCGCTGGTCGGGTCTGGGATTGAGGCCAACGTCAACGGTAAAAAGGTCCTGATTGTCGCGGCGGGTCACTCCCCTTCCGCACAGGTTCAGACGTTAGAGCAGGCCGGGCAAACTGTCGTGGTTGTTATGCAGGACGGCGTGACGAAAGGCATGCTGGCGCTGCGTGATACCCTGCGTGATGACGCGAAGGAAGCCGTAGCGGCGCTGCATCAGCTGGGCGTGCAGGGCGTGATCCTGACCGGGGATAACCCACGTGCGGCGTCAGCCATTGCGGGTGAACTGGGACTGGAATTTAAAGCTGGATTGCTGCCCGCCGATAAGGTCAGTGCGGTAACCGAACTGAACAGCCACGCCCCGCTCGCGATGGTCGGGGATGGCATTAACGATGCACCAGCGATGAAAGCATCCACCATAGGCATTGCGATGGGAAGCGGCACCGACGTGGCGCTGGAGACGGCAGACGCGGCGCTGACGCATAACCGTCTGACCGGGCTGGCAGAGATGATCGGCCTGGCGCGGGCGACGCGGGCCAATATCCGCCAGAACATCGGGATTGCGCTCGGACTGAAGGGGATTTTCTTGGTGACGACGCTGCTCGGCATGACCGGGCTGTGGCTGGCAGTGCTGGCGGATACGGGGGCAACGGTGCTGGTGACGGCGAACGCGCTCAGGCTGTTGCGTCGCCGATAA
- the ubiC gene encoding chorismate lyase, whose product MSHPALTQLRALRYFDQIPALDPQQLDWLLLEDSMTKRFEQQGKTVTVTLIQEGFVSGDEIASELPLLPQEERYWLREILLCADGEPWLAGRTVVPESTLSGPELALQRLGKTPLGRYLFTSSELTRDFIEIGRDAELWGRRSRLRLSGKPLILTELFLPASPLY is encoded by the coding sequence ATGTCACACCCCGCGCTAACGCAACTGCGTGCGCTGCGCTATTTCGACCAAATACCTGCGCTTGATCCGCAGCAACTGGACTGGTTGCTGCTGGAAGATTCCATGACGAAACGTTTTGAACAGCAAGGTAAAACGGTCACGGTGACCCTGATACAGGAAGGGTTTGTCTCCGGCGATGAGATCGCCAGCGAGCTGCCGCTGCTGCCGCAAGAGGAACGCTACTGGCTGCGCGAAATTTTGCTCTGTGCCGATGGTGAGCCCTGGCTTGCCGGACGGACGGTAGTGCCCGAGTCCACCCTTTCCGGGCCTGAGCTGGCGCTGCAGCGGCTGGGGAAAACCCCGTTGGGACGTTATCTTTTTACCTCATCTGAGCTGACCCGGGATTTTATTGAGATTGGGCGTGATGCCGAACTGTGGGGGCGCCGTTCCCGCCTTCGCCTGAGCGGTAAGCCGTTAATCCTGACGGAACTTTTTTTACCGGCATCACCGTTGTACTAA